One part of the Natronorubrum sediminis genome encodes these proteins:
- the phaC gene encoding class III poly(R)-hydroxyalkanoic acid synthase subunit PhaC, protein MNNPYATVLDMQRQAWEVSAELAEKSGVAPERAQTVDSVEVGATPSEVVYTENKLELLHYEPRTETQHDVPILVVYALINKPYILDLQPDRSVVQTLLEAGFDVYLIDWGEPSKLDRSLGLDDYVNRYIDNCVDEVRERSGQESINILGYCMGGTKSAMYASLYPEKVENLALMAAGLCFDGEGGVLELWGSEEYYSPETITDTFDNVPAEFLDVGFALMDPVANNVTKYVRFYDNMEDEEFVENFARMERWLDEGIDVAGRAYEEFIRDIYQENALAENDLHLNGEHVDLSNIDMPVLQIVAEYDHLIPPEASKPFNELVSSDDTEILEFATGHIGMSVSSRSHAELWPQVCEWFEARSADASLEAEPEAPAPAEDDAALAEDTAGDESGPTDLTEIDGIGPAYAEQLRETGIETAGQLANATVTELATETGLSPGRLENWIEQARSR, encoded by the coding sequence ATGAATAACCCATACGCGACCGTTCTGGACATGCAACGACAGGCCTGGGAGGTTTCCGCCGAACTGGCCGAAAAGAGCGGCGTCGCCCCCGAGCGCGCGCAGACGGTCGACTCTGTCGAGGTCGGAGCAACGCCGAGTGAGGTCGTCTACACCGAGAACAAACTCGAGTTGCTCCACTACGAGCCACGCACAGAGACCCAACACGACGTTCCCATTCTCGTCGTGTACGCGCTGATCAACAAACCCTACATCCTCGACTTGCAGCCGGATCGCTCCGTCGTCCAGACGCTGCTCGAGGCCGGCTTCGACGTGTATCTGATCGACTGGGGAGAGCCCTCGAAACTCGATCGATCGCTGGGCCTCGACGACTACGTCAATCGTTACATCGACAACTGCGTCGACGAAGTTCGCGAGCGGTCGGGCCAGGAATCGATCAACATCCTCGGCTACTGCATGGGCGGTACGAAGTCGGCGATGTACGCCTCGCTCTACCCCGAGAAGGTCGAAAATCTCGCGTTGATGGCCGCCGGGCTCTGCTTCGACGGCGAGGGGGGCGTGCTCGAACTCTGGGGGAGCGAGGAGTACTACAGTCCCGAGACGATCACCGACACGTTCGACAACGTCCCCGCGGAGTTTCTGGACGTCGGCTTCGCGTTGATGGATCCCGTCGCGAACAACGTCACGAAGTACGTCCGATTCTACGACAACATGGAAGACGAGGAGTTCGTCGAGAACTTCGCGCGGATGGAACGCTGGCTCGACGAAGGCATCGACGTGGCCGGACGCGCCTACGAGGAGTTCATCCGCGACATCTATCAGGAGAACGCTCTCGCCGAGAACGACCTCCACCTGAACGGCGAGCACGTCGACCTCTCGAACATCGACATGCCCGTCCTCCAGATCGTCGCGGAGTACGACCACCTCATCCCGCCGGAAGCCTCGAAGCCGTTCAACGAACTCGTCTCCTCCGACGACACCGAGATCCTCGAGTTCGCGACGGGCCACATCGGGATGTCGGTCTCCTCTCGAAGCCACGCCGAACTCTGGCCGCAGGTCTGTGAGTGGTTCGAAGCGCGGTCGGCCGACGCTTCGCTCGAGGCAGAACCCGAAGCGCCTGCTCCGGCCGAAGACGACGCGGCCCTCGCAGAAGACACCGCCGGCGACGAGTCCGGTCCGACCGACCTGACGGAAATCGACGGTATCGGCCCGGCGTACGCGGAGCAACTCCGCGAAACGGGGATCGAAACCGCGGGTCAACTCGCGAACGCGACTGTCACCGAACTCGCCACAGAGACGGGACTTTCACCCGGGCGTCTCGAGAACTGGATCGAACAGGCACGATCCCGTTAG
- a CDS encoding beta-ketoacyl-ACP reductase: MTMEGRTCVITGSARGIGRGIAEHLGDEGANVVVNYRTSEQPALEAVEIIEAAGGNAVTAKADVAIRDEVEHMHEVCHEAFGPADVLVNNAGITADDQFMEMTREEWDRVMDVNLGGMFNCTQTFFDDIWNAEEGRLINISSVVGKQGNFGQANYAAAKSGMFGFTRTIALELAKGGSTANCVAPGFTRTDMLESVPETVLERVISGIPLERLAEVEDIAAVVRFLASEDSSYVTGEVIDVNGGMDL, encoded by the coding sequence ATGACGATGGAAGGGCGGACGTGCGTTATCACCGGGTCAGCACGGGGTATCGGTCGCGGAATCGCAGAACACCTCGGGGACGAGGGTGCAAACGTCGTCGTCAACTACCGGACGTCGGAGCAACCCGCACTCGAGGCCGTTGAAATAATCGAAGCCGCAGGTGGAAACGCGGTCACCGCGAAGGCCGATGTCGCCATCCGAGACGAGGTCGAACACATGCACGAGGTCTGCCACGAGGCGTTCGGGCCGGCTGACGTGCTGGTCAACAACGCGGGGATCACCGCCGACGACCAGTTCATGGAGATGACCCGCGAGGAGTGGGATCGAGTCATGGACGTCAACTTAGGCGGGATGTTCAACTGCACCCAGACGTTCTTCGACGACATCTGGAACGCAGAGGAAGGTCGATTGATCAACATCTCGAGCGTCGTCGGCAAGCAGGGGAACTTCGGACAGGCGAACTACGCTGCGGCGAAGAGCGGCATGTTCGGCTTCACGCGAACGATCGCGCTCGAGTTGGCCAAGGGTGGGTCGACGGCAAACTGCGTCGCCCCCGGCTTCACCCGCACGGACATGCTCGAGAGCGTTCCCGAGACGGTCTTAGAGCGCGTCATCTCGGGCATCCCGCTCGAGCGATTGGCCGAAGTCGAAGACATCGCCGCAGTCGTGCGCTTTCTGGCGAGCGAGGACTCGTCGTACGTGACGGGCGAAGTGATCGACGTCAACGGCGGAATGGACCTATAG
- a CDS encoding VOC family protein, whose product MVTPESFYHVALKVPDVDAAVAFYRNHLAGEVIKRKRPDEDATGAENVSHAALQVGDKRLYVFDRAPYEAAGLVEELPYGFLHFGYVVPDVGAAAADLEGDVSFVMEPTVFGDMKIAFIEGPAGERIELLEYLD is encoded by the coding sequence ATGGTCACGCCGGAATCGTTCTACCATGTTGCACTGAAAGTGCCGGACGTCGACGCAGCCGTCGCGTTCTATCGGAACCATCTCGCAGGTGAGGTCATCAAACGAAAGCGACCCGACGAAGACGCGACGGGTGCGGAAAACGTCTCACACGCCGCGTTACAGGTCGGCGATAAGCGTCTCTACGTCTTCGATCGGGCACCCTACGAGGCTGCCGGCCTCGTCGAGGAGCTCCCCTACGGCTTCCTCCACTTCGGCTACGTCGTCCCCGACGTCGGGGCCGCCGCGGCCGACCTCGAGGGAGACGTCTCCTTCGTCATGGAACCGACCGTCTTCGGCGATATGAAAATTGCCTTCATCGAGGGACCCGCAGGCGAGCGAATCGAGTTACTCGAGTATCTGGATTGA
- the moaC gene encoding cyclic pyranopterin monophosphate synthase MoaC — MSDTPEERSAEDREANAGDLTHTTDDGDVQMVDVGDKPDSERRAVAVGEIYLQSSTVEAIREDEIGKGDVLATARIGAVQAVKHTWETIPMCHQIPITNVDTEFDLADDHLELEVGVETTGKTGCEMEALEGVTTGLNVVWDMVKAVEKDDDGQYPDTGIENVRVLAKEKRQA, encoded by the coding sequence ATGAGTGACACACCCGAGGAGCGCTCGGCCGAGGACCGGGAGGCGAACGCCGGCGACCTCACGCACACGACGGACGACGGTGACGTGCAGATGGTCGATGTCGGCGACAAACCGGACAGTGAGCGTCGCGCGGTCGCCGTCGGCGAGATTTATCTTCAGTCCTCGACCGTCGAGGCGATCCGCGAGGACGAGATCGGCAAGGGGGACGTGCTCGCGACGGCCCGAATCGGTGCCGTCCAGGCCGTCAAACACACCTGGGAGACGATCCCCATGTGCCACCAGATCCCGATCACGAACGTCGACACCGAGTTCGACCTCGCCGATGATCACCTCGAACTCGAGGTCGGCGTCGAAACGACGGGCAAAACGGGCTGTGAGATGGAGGCCCTCGAGGGCGTCACGACCGGCCTGAACGTCGTCTGGGACATGGTCAAGGCCGTCGAGAAAGACGACGACGGTCAGTATCCCGACACGGGAATCGAGAACGTGCGGGTGCTCGCGAAGGAGAAACGACAGGCGTAA
- a CDS encoding NAD(P)H-hydrate dehydratase gives MITGERMAVVDENAAALGVSQKQLMESSGHALARTIRAVADTGSTIAVVAGRGNNGGDAFVAARFLEDYDLTISLLGRAERIGTDIARENWDALQRAGFDTQEVTDSSEFDLPECDVVVDAMLGTGISGDLREPAASAAAAINASDATVVSVDVPSGFDANDGDHGDDGVDADHVVTFHDTKPGLADLAADVTVADIGIPAAAERFVGPGDVRLARPDGREGRPYIIGGGPYTGAPALAAQAALRGGSELSFVAAPDAVAGEIQGYSEDLIVQPYERDDDVLTPETAQDLLETAQEYDNVVVLGPGLGTADETLEAARQFLESFEGRVVVDADALRVVPNLETDATLVCTPNRRELAGMGGPDVDDLEAAADEVEAFAADLGHLVLAKGATDVITDGERTRISRSGTAGMKVGGTGDTLAGIVAALMTYADPLEAAAAAAHVNGLAGERLAETEAFGFLASDMLKEIPAALWNETDE, from the coding sequence ATGATTACTGGCGAGCGAATGGCTGTCGTCGACGAGAACGCCGCGGCGCTCGGCGTCTCACAGAAACAGCTCATGGAGTCGAGCGGACACGCACTCGCCCGCACGATCCGAGCGGTCGCGGACACTGGCTCGACCATTGCCGTCGTCGCCGGTCGCGGAAACAACGGCGGCGACGCGTTCGTCGCCGCTCGATTCCTCGAGGACTACGACCTCACGATTAGCTTGCTCGGCCGCGCCGAACGCATCGGCACCGACATCGCTCGAGAAAACTGGGACGCCCTCCAGCGCGCCGGCTTTGACACGCAAGAAGTGACGGACTCGAGTGAGTTCGACCTCCCGGAGTGCGACGTTGTTGTCGACGCGATGCTCGGGACGGGAATCAGTGGCGACCTTCGGGAACCCGCCGCGAGCGCCGCCGCGGCGATCAACGCGAGCGATGCCACCGTCGTTTCGGTCGACGTTCCCTCGGGATTCGACGCGAACGATGGCGACCACGGGGACGACGGCGTCGACGCCGACCACGTCGTTACCTTCCACGACACGAAGCCCGGTCTCGCGGACCTCGCGGCCGACGTGACCGTCGCGGATATCGGGATTCCTGCCGCGGCCGAGCGATTCGTCGGCCCCGGTGACGTTCGACTCGCGCGACCGGACGGGCGCGAAGGGAGACCCTACATTATCGGCGGCGGCCCCTACACCGGTGCGCCCGCACTCGCCGCACAGGCCGCGTTGCGCGGCGGTAGCGAACTCTCCTTCGTCGCGGCACCCGACGCCGTCGCCGGTGAGATTCAGGGCTACAGCGAGGACCTCATCGTCCAACCCTACGAGCGCGACGACGACGTGCTCACGCCCGAGACGGCTCAGGATCTCCTCGAGACGGCCCAGGAATACGACAACGTCGTCGTGTTGGGGCCGGGACTTGGCACCGCAGACGAGACCCTCGAGGCGGCTCGGCAGTTCCTCGAGTCCTTCGAAGGCCGTGTCGTCGTCGACGCGGACGCCCTGCGAGTCGTCCCCAACCTCGAGACAGATGCGACGCTGGTTTGTACGCCGAACCGTCGCGAACTGGCGGGGATGGGCGGCCCAGATGTCGACGACCTCGAAGCGGCGGCGGACGAGGTCGAAGCCTTCGCGGCCGATCTCGGCCACCTCGTGCTGGCGAAGGGGGCGACGGACGTGATCACGGACGGCGAGCGGACCAGAATCAGTCGCTCTGGGACCGCTGGCATGAAAGTCGGCGGCACCGGCGACACGCTCGCGGGCATCGTCGCCGCGCTGATGACCTACGCGGACCCGCTCGAGGCCGCGGCGGCGGCGGCACACGTCAACGGACTCGCGGGCGAGCGACTGGCCGAAACCGAGGCGTTCGGCTTCCTCGCATCCGACATGCTCAAGGAGATACCCGCAGCACTCTGGAACGAAACCGATGAGTGA
- a CDS encoding acylphosphatase, with translation MAERTRVHVFVTGTVQGVYYRANTRDTAREKGVDGWVKNLEDGRVEAVFEGDESTVEEMVEWCHTGSPAAAVDDVDATYEEPQGADGFEIRY, from the coding sequence ATGGCAGAACGGACTCGCGTACACGTCTTCGTCACCGGCACCGTCCAGGGCGTCTACTACCGTGCGAACACCCGCGACACGGCTCGCGAGAAGGGAGTCGACGGCTGGGTGAAAAATCTCGAGGACGGGCGCGTCGAAGCGGTTTTCGAAGGCGACGAGAGCACCGTCGAGGAGATGGTCGAGTGGTGTCACACGGGTAGCCCGGCGGCTGCGGTCGACGATGTCGACGCGACGTACGAAGAACCACAGGGAGCGGACGGATTCGAGATTCGCTACTGA
- a CDS encoding DNA-3-methyladenine glycosylase family protein encodes METGTIPIDELSGGLDLYRTLESGQTYCWRRSDGAMYTETPPGEAWYYTVVDGSPIRVRTTDRTLEWQSPIDAESLVRRLLRLDDDLEAIEAASPDDPLLTEAYEAHSGMRLVEDPPFECLVSFICSAQMRVSRIHSMVSTLAREYGTPLEWNDETYHSFPTPAQLATATEAELRDLGLGYRAPYVVRTAEMVADGEAHPADARDLEYESAREYLTRFVGVGDKVADCVLLFSLDFDEAVPLDTWIKSAIEEHYPECSQNGYAATSRAIREELGGQHAGYAQTYLFHHLRTGA; translated from the coding sequence ATGGAGACAGGCACGATTCCGATCGACGAGCTTTCAGGCGGACTCGACCTGTATCGAACGCTCGAGAGCGGCCAAACCTACTGCTGGCGACGCAGTGACGGTGCCATGTACACCGAGACGCCACCGGGCGAGGCGTGGTACTACACCGTCGTCGACGGGAGCCCGATTCGCGTCCGAACGACTGACCGAACCCTCGAGTGGCAATCGCCAATCGACGCCGAGTCGCTCGTCCGGCGACTGCTGCGATTGGACGACGACCTCGAGGCGATCGAAGCGGCGTCGCCGGACGATCCGCTCCTGACCGAAGCCTACGAGGCACACTCGGGCATGCGACTGGTCGAAGATCCCCCCTTTGAGTGTCTCGTCTCTTTTATCTGTTCGGCACAGATGCGCGTCAGCCGAATCCACTCGATGGTGTCGACGCTGGCTCGCGAGTACGGCACGCCACTCGAGTGGAACGACGAGACGTACCACTCGTTTCCGACGCCAGCTCAACTCGCGACGGCAACGGAAGCCGAGTTGCGCGACCTGGGCCTTGGCTACCGAGCCCCCTACGTTGTTCGAACGGCCGAGATGGTCGCCGACGGCGAGGCCCATCCGGCCGACGCTCGCGACCTCGAGTACGAATCCGCTCGAGAGTACCTGACGCGCTTCGTCGGCGTCGGCGACAAGGTAGCCGACTGCGTCCTCTTGTTCTCGCTCGACTTCGACGAAGCCGTACCACTCGATACGTGGATCAAGTCGGCGATCGAAGAGCACTATCCCGAATGCTCTCAGAACGGATACGCGGCTACCTCGAGAGCCATCCGTGAGGAACTCGGCGGACAGCACGCGGGGTACGCACAGACGTACCTCTTCCATCACCTTCGGACCGGCGCGTAA
- a CDS encoding DUF555 domain-containing protein, with translation MHCRVVVEAAVPVFDVETEDEAIRIAISKTGEMLNPDLNYVEINMGERTSPSGEELPPAFIAADEALVALELEMTVFNVEREEHASRIARKEIGQRLENIPLEVIQIEEFEDEDEDEEDGEADEDTADDADADDDDNGTETSENNSDSSREDSAESDEDANSDDEILPEFEDLVE, from the coding sequence ATGCACTGCAGGGTTGTTGTCGAAGCCGCGGTGCCGGTGTTCGACGTCGAGACGGAAGACGAAGCCATCCGGATCGCCATCTCGAAGACGGGCGAGATGTTGAACCCTGATTTGAACTACGTCGAGATCAACATGGGTGAGCGAACCTCTCCATCAGGCGAGGAACTCCCACCCGCGTTTATCGCCGCCGACGAAGCACTCGTCGCACTCGAGTTGGAGATGACCGTCTTCAACGTCGAGCGCGAGGAACACGCCTCGCGGATCGCGCGCAAGGAAATCGGCCAACGCCTCGAGAACATCCCACTCGAAGTGATCCAAATCGAAGAGTTCGAAGACGAAGATGAAGACGAGGAAGACGGAGAAGCCGACGAAGACACGGCAGACGACGCCGACGCTGACGATGACGACAACGGGACGGAGACGAGCGAGAACAATAGCGACTCGAGCAGGGAAGACAGCGCCGAATCCGACGAAGACGCAAACAGCGACGACGAAATTCTCCCCGAGTTCGAAGACCTCGTCGAGTAA
- a CDS encoding UPF0058 family protein codes for MKKQELIHLHGLLAEVSNQCAAWEDCQINLDEYESRGIRPTSIHKSKTDHKAAVFALAGGITMNMREGEQEAVAATAD; via the coding sequence ATGAAGAAGCAGGAGCTCATTCACCTTCACGGCCTTCTTGCGGAGGTATCGAACCAGTGTGCAGCTTGGGAAGACTGTCAGATCAACCTCGACGAGTACGAGTCGCGCGGTATTCGACCAACATCGATCCACAAATCGAAAACGGACCACAAGGCCGCTGTTTTTGCACTCGCTGGCGGAATCACGATGAATATGCGTGAGGGAGAGCAAGAAGCAGTCGCCGCTACCGCAGACTGA
- a CDS encoding DUF7836 family putative zinc-binding protein has protein sequence MDQTTVQLLCPECTKEWQITPNDLPAPASMFHCPNCHASRRLSEFMRTDRDLQTLKQLG, from the coding sequence ATGGATCAGACGACCGTGCAACTATTGTGTCCCGAATGTACCAAAGAGTGGCAGATTACTCCTAACGACCTACCGGCCCCCGCATCGATGTTTCACTGCCCAAACTGCCACGCGTCGCGTCGCCTCTCGGAATTCATGCGAACGGACCGGGACCTCCAGACGCTCAAACAGCTCGGATAA
- a CDS encoding transcription initiation factor IIB, translated as MTDTTIRSYTGETEEEESTETSGEKEQCPECGGRLISDAEHAETVCSDCGLVVEEDEIDRGPEWRAFDAAEKDKKSRVGAPTTNMMHDQGLSTNIGWQDKDAYGRSLSSRQRQKMQRLRTWNERFRTRDSKERNLKQALGEIDRMASALGLPENVRETASVIYRRALEEDLLPGRSIEGVATASLYASARQAGTPRSLDEISAVSRVEKMELTRTYRYIIRELGLEVKPADPEHYVPRFVSDLDLSDETERMARELLESARQEGVHSGKSPVGLAAAAVYAAALLTNEKVTQNDVSEVASISEVTIRNRYKELLEASDTAAPA; from the coding sequence ATGACAGATACCACAATTAGAAGCTATACGGGCGAGACGGAAGAGGAAGAATCGACAGAAACGTCGGGTGAGAAAGAACAGTGTCCGGAGTGTGGCGGCCGACTCATCTCCGACGCCGAACACGCCGAGACCGTCTGTAGTGACTGTGGCCTCGTCGTCGAGGAAGACGAGATCGACCGCGGCCCCGAGTGGCGCGCGTTCGACGCCGCCGAGAAGGACAAGAAGTCCCGCGTCGGTGCACCGACGACGAACATGATGCACGACCAGGGCCTCTCGACGAACATCGGCTGGCAGGACAAAGACGCCTACGGCCGTTCGCTCTCGAGTCGCCAGCGCCAGAAGATGCAGCGCCTGCGCACCTGGAACGAGCGCTTCCGAACGCGTGACAGTAAGGAGCGCAACCTCAAGCAGGCGCTGGGCGAAATCGACCGAATGGCCTCCGCGCTCGGTCTCCCCGAGAACGTCCGCGAGACGGCCAGCGTTATCTACCGTCGCGCACTCGAGGAAGACCTCCTCCCCGGCCGCTCGATCGAGGGTGTCGCGACGGCCTCGCTGTACGCGTCGGCTCGCCAGGCCGGTACGCCCCGCAGCCTCGACGAGATCTCGGCCGTCAGCCGCGTCGAGAAGATGGAACTGACCCGCACGTACCGCTACATCATTCGGGAACTCGGTCTCGAGGTCAAGCCTGCTGACCCGGAACACTACGTGCCACGCTTCGTCAGCGACCTCGATCTCTCGGACGAAACCGAGCGCATGGCTCGAGAACTCCTCGAGTCGGCCCGTCAGGAAGGCGTTCACAGCGGCAAGTCGCCAGTCGGCCTCGCGGCCGCAGCCGTCTACGCTGCGGCACTCTTGACGAACGAGAAGGTCACCCAGAACGACGTCAGCGAAGTCGCGAGCATCTCCGAGGTTACCATCCGCAACCGCTACAAGGAACTGCTCGAGGCGTCCGACACGGCGGCACCGGCGTAA
- a CDS encoding DUF357 domain-containing protein, translated as MTADLEEKTNRYGELLAEALEAASVAPPAGTPMERAAEECYEMASSYLEDGRHFREEDDLVNALASFSYGHAWLDAGARVGLFDVPTDGHLFTV; from the coding sequence ATGACTGCAGACCTCGAGGAGAAGACGAATCGCTACGGGGAGTTACTCGCGGAGGCACTCGAGGCGGCGTCGGTTGCGCCGCCAGCCGGGACGCCGATGGAGAGGGCTGCCGAGGAGTGTTATGAAATGGCGTCGTCGTACCTCGAAGACGGCCGTCACTTCCGCGAGGAAGACGACCTGGTCAACGCGTTGGCGTCGTTTTCCTACGGCCACGCGTGGCTCGACGCGGGTGCACGCGTCGGGTTATTCGACGTCCCGACTGACGGGCATTTGTTCACCGTGTGA
- a CDS encoding FAD-dependent oxidoreductase → MSEQPRVEIYTKEDCPYCDKAKDLFDAKEVEYETYNVTGDEDRFEEMVERAEGRKTAPEVFIDDELIGGWDETSALDETGELDAKLGIESDTEAGEVLEHRQLIIAGTGIAGLTAAIYAGRGDNEPLVIEGDEPGGQLTLTTDVANYPGFPEGIGGPELVNNMKEQATQFGAELKNGIIESVDADQRPFRVELTNGDVYTADAVIAASGASARTLGIPGEDELMGYGLSTCATCDGAFFRDEDMLVVGGGDAAMEEATFLTKFADTVYIAHRREEFRAEQYWVNRVHEKVEDGEIEIMKNTEVTEIHGSQAEGVDHVTLVENDKGHPTDRLDDPETDEFEFDVGAVFFAIGHTPNTSYLEGTGVEMDDDGYLRTQGGDGGGQTETDVPGIFGAGDVVDYHYQQAVTAAGMGSKAALDADEYLEDLERAEAAGEADAVAADD, encoded by the coding sequence ATGAGCGAGCAGCCTCGAGTCGAGATCTATACCAAAGAGGACTGTCCGTACTGCGACAAGGCCAAGGACCTCTTCGACGCGAAGGAAGTCGAGTACGAAACGTACAACGTGACTGGTGACGAGGACCGCTTCGAGGAGATGGTCGAGCGAGCTGAGGGTCGCAAGACCGCGCCAGAGGTCTTCATCGACGACGAACTCATCGGCGGCTGGGACGAGACCAGCGCACTCGACGAAACGGGTGAACTGGACGCGAAACTCGGCATCGAAAGCGACACCGAGGCTGGCGAGGTGCTCGAACACCGTCAACTGATTATCGCCGGAACCGGAATCGCCGGCCTCACAGCGGCAATCTACGCCGGCCGCGGCGACAACGAGCCGTTAGTCATCGAAGGCGACGAACCCGGCGGCCAGCTCACCCTGACCACCGACGTCGCGAACTACCCCGGCTTCCCCGAGGGGATCGGCGGCCCCGAACTGGTCAACAACATGAAAGAGCAGGCCACGCAGTTCGGCGCCGAATTGAAAAACGGAATCATCGAGTCCGTCGACGCGGACCAGCGCCCGTTCCGCGTCGAACTGACCAACGGTGACGTCTACACCGCAGACGCCGTCATCGCCGCCTCCGGCGCGAGCGCGCGAACGCTCGGCATTCCCGGCGAGGACGAACTCATGGGCTACGGCCTCTCGACGTGTGCCACCTGCGACGGCGCGTTCTTCCGCGACGAGGACATGCTCGTCGTCGGCGGCGGCGACGCCGCGATGGAAGAGGCGACGTTCCTGACCAAGTTCGCCGACACGGTCTACATCGCCCACCGTCGCGAGGAGTTCCGCGCCGAACAGTACTGGGTCAATCGCGTCCACGAGAAGGTCGAAGACGGCGAGATCGAAATCATGAAGAACACCGAAGTGACCGAGATCCACGGCTCGCAGGCCGAGGGCGTCGATCACGTCACCCTCGTCGAAAACGACAAGGGCCACCCAACCGACCGACTTGACGACCCCGAAACGGACGAGTTCGAGTTCGACGTCGGTGCCGTCTTCTTCGCCATCGGCCACACGCCGAACACGTCTTACCTCGAGGGAACGGGCGTCGAGATGGACGACGACGGTTACCTCCGAACGCAAGGCGGCGACGGCGGCGGCCAGACCGAGACCGACGTGCCCGGCATCTTCGGCGCCGGCGACGTGGTCGACTACCACTACCAGCAGGCCGTGACCGCCGCCGGCATGGGCTCGAAAGCCGCACTCGACGCCGATGAGTACCTCGAGGATCTCGAGCGAGCGGAGGCCGCCGGCGAGGCTGATGCCGTCGCCGCGGACGACTAA
- a CDS encoding sugar phosphate nucleotidyltransferase — translation MAVRSAIVLAAGEGKRLRPMTEHRPKPMLPAATRPILAHVFDALVESGITEIVVVVGYGRNRVQSAFGSTYREVPITYVTQDKQLGSGHALRVADSATPSPCLVVNGDQLVDTQILRDVVDGHDDSVATIGAIQHGDVTDYGGVLLERDETGGSPLVREIVENPRDDRGYLLNAGVYVLEQRAIDAICGANSRPGEHSLVDGLATLIEGDETVRGVRSSGLWIDATYPWDLLEVADALLEASAGGVDHRIASSARIHDSATIRGPVVIAEDCVVGPGAVVGPNVCLGENVTVGSNVVCEHSVIDADTRIGPNATLIDCVSGRGVRVGPGSTVVGGPGDVHVEDRIHRNEGLGALLADRVRDGGGVTYQPGTIVGSNAILEAGTTVRGTIDSETEVRS, via the coding sequence ATGGCTGTTCGATCTGCAATCGTCCTCGCCGCAGGGGAAGGAAAACGGCTTCGACCGATGACGGAACACCGGCCGAAGCCGATGCTTCCCGCCGCCACCAGACCGATTCTGGCGCACGTCTTCGACGCGTTGGTCGAAAGCGGGATCACGGAGATCGTCGTGGTCGTCGGCTACGGACGCAACCGAGTGCAATCTGCGTTCGGGTCGACCTATCGCGAAGTTCCGATAACGTACGTCACGCAGGACAAACAACTCGGAAGCGGTCACGCCCTGCGCGTTGCCGATTCGGCGACGCCCTCGCCCTGCCTCGTCGTCAACGGCGATCAACTCGTCGACACGCAAATTCTGCGTGACGTCGTCGACGGACACGACGATTCTGTGGCGACGATCGGCGCAATCCAACACGGCGACGTGACCGACTACGGCGGCGTCCTCCTCGAGCGCGACGAAACGGGCGGATCGCCGCTCGTCCGCGAAATCGTCGAGAATCCGCGCGACGACCGCGGGTACCTCCTCAACGCCGGCGTCTACGTCCTCGAGCAACGGGCGATCGACGCGATCTGCGGGGCGAACTCGCGACCCGGTGAGCACTCGCTCGTCGACGGCCTCGCGACGTTGATCGAGGGCGACGAGACCGTTCGCGGCGTCCGCTCGAGTGGTCTCTGGATCGACGCGACCTACCCGTGGGATCTCCTCGAGGTCGCCGACGCGTTGCTCGAGGCAAGTGCGGGTGGTGTCGACCACCGAATCGCGTCGTCCGCCAGGATACACGACAGTGCGACGATTCGTGGTCCAGTCGTGATCGCCGAGGACTGCGTCGTCGGGCCGGGTGCCGTCGTCGGACCCAACGTCTGTCTCGGGGAAAACGTCACCGTCGGGTCGAACGTCGTCTGCGAGCACAGCGTCATCGACGCCGACACGCGAATCGGTCCGAACGCGACGCTGATCGACTGCGTGAGCGGTCGCGGCGTCCGGGTCGGCCCGGGGTCGACCGTCGTCGGCGGGCCTGGCGACGTTCACGTCGAGGATCGTATCCACCGAAACGAAGGCCTCGGTGCGTTACTCGCCGATCGCGTTCGCGACGGCGGCGGCGTCACGTACCAGCCGGGAACGATCGTCGGCTCGAACGCGATACTCGAGGCAGGCACTACTGTGAGGGGGACGATCGACTCCGAGACGGAGGTTCGATCCTGA